One Plasmodium sp. gorilla clade G2 genome assembly, chromosome: 12 genomic window carries:
- a CDS encoding dynein light chain 1, putative codes for MADRKSNKNAVVKNVDMTEEMQIDAIDCANQALQKYNVEKDIAAHIKKEFDRKYDPTWHCVVGRNFGSYVTHETKNFIYFYIGQVAILLFKSG; via the coding sequence atggcTGATagaaaatcaaataaaaatgcaGTTGTAAAAAATGTAGATATGACAGAAGAAATGCAAATTGATGCTATTGATTGTGCTAATCAGGccttacaaaaatataacgTCGAAAAAGATATTGCTgcacatattaaaaaagaatttgaTAGAAAATATGACCCAACTTGGCACTGTGTTGTAGGAAGAAATTTTGGATCTTATGTAACTCATGAAaccaaaaattttatatatttttatataggaCAAGTagctatattattatttaaatctgGATGA
- a CDS encoding RNA polymerase subunit 8c, putative, whose protein sequence is MASNILFEDRFVISSVDNSKFEKVSRIKAKSTGYDAELILDVHSELFRVEEKKAIYLALQDKLLNRNDEKSWEQNENVPLNNIEYIMSGRIFKFEELSSERRTVYASFGGLMMALTTDKQFIGDLEIDMKIYLLTKNIDIERTRE, encoded by the exons atggcaTCAAACATTTTATTTGAAGATCGTTTTGTTATAAGTAGTGTAGATAATTCAAAATTTGAAAAAGTGAGCAGAATTAAAGCAAAAAGTACAGGTTATGATGCAGAGTTAATACTTGATGTTCATTCTGAATTGTTCAGggttgaagaaaaaaag gCTATTTATTTAGCTCTTCAAGATAAATTGTTAAATAGAAATGATGAAAAGAGTTGggaacaaaatgaaaatgttccattaaataatattgaatatattatgagtggaagaatttttaaatttgaaGAATTATCATCTGAAAGAAg gACTGTATATGCTTCCTTCGGTGGATTAATGATGGCATTGACTACTGATAAACAATTTATTGGAGATTTGGAAATcgatatgaaaatatatttactaaccaaaaatatagatattgAAAGAACAAgagaataa